A genome region from Anaerolineae bacterium includes the following:
- the rsmH gene encoding 16S rRNA (cytosine(1402)-N(4))-methyltransferase RsmH encodes MQQLEHVPVLQDRVVELLVRGPGGCYVDGTIGAGGHAAAILDAAGPEARLLGLDADPAALAVARRNLAQREDQVTLVHANFRNLLKVARRLGVEAVDGVLLDLGLSSMQLADEERGFSYRLGGRLDMRFDPRTRRTAGELVNRLEEKELARILRRYGEEPLARHIAHLIVESRPVRSASELADIVSRAAPRHRASDSLARTFQALRIAVNEELEALEEGLQQAVELLRPGGRLAVISFHSLEDRIVKQFLRQESATCTCPPDMPVCACGAVPRLRLVNRRPIFPTDDEVEMNPRSRSARLRVAERV; translated from the coding sequence GTGCAACAGCTAGAGCACGTTCCCGTTCTGCAGGACAGAGTGGTGGAGCTCCTGGTTCGAGGACCAGGTGGATGCTACGTGGACGGCACCATCGGGGCCGGCGGGCATGCTGCCGCCATACTGGATGCCGCTGGGCCCGAAGCACGCCTGTTGGGCCTGGATGCCGACCCCGCGGCCCTGGCGGTGGCCCGCCGCAACCTCGCTCAACGCGAGGATCAAGTGACGCTGGTTCATGCCAATTTCCGCAACCTCCTGAAGGTAGCCCGCCGGCTCGGGGTCGAGGCCGTGGACGGGGTGCTGCTGGACCTGGGGCTGTCTTCGATGCAGTTGGCCGATGAAGAGCGCGGCTTCTCCTACCGGCTAGGCGGAAGGCTGGACATGCGCTTCGATCCGCGCACGCGCCGCACCGCGGGCGAACTGGTCAACCGACTGGAAGAGAAGGAGCTTGCCAGGATCCTGCGCCGCTATGGCGAGGAGCCGTTGGCCCGCCACATCGCCCATTTGATAGTAGAGTCGCGCCCGGTCAGGTCGGCGTCGGAACTAGCCGACATTGTATCCCGGGCGGCGCCCCGGCACCGAGCCAGTGACTCGCTCGCCCGCACCTTCCAGGCTCTACGTATCGCCGTCAACGAGGAGCTGGAAGCCCTGGAGGAGGGCCTGCAGCAGGCGGTGGAGTTGCTCAGGCCAGGAGGCAGGCTGGCAGTCATCTCCTTCCATTCCCTGGAGGACCGGATCGTCAAGCAGTTCCTGCGCCAGGAGAGCGCCACGTGCACGTGCCCGCCAGATATGCCTGTCTGCGCCTGTGGCGCAGTGCCCAGGCTGCGCCTGGTGAACCGACGGCCGATCTTCCCCACAGACGATGAGGTCGAGATGAACCCCAGGTCCAGGAGTGCGCGGCTCCGGGTGGCGGAGAGGGTATGA
- the mraZ gene encoding division/cell wall cluster transcriptional repressor MraZ has protein sequence MEEPARSETRFSGEYEHSVDDKGRVTLPAKLREGLGDVVFLTRGLDGCLFVYSEPRWTAITENVGRLSLTRRTARVFARMVFAGTRCEVDRAGRILIPVGLRSFARIASQVVIVGVEDRVELWAPDRWEKAMSVLYEADDQLVSEEWEALDI, from the coding sequence TTGGAAGAGCCTGCCCGCTCTGAGACCCGTTTCTCGGGCGAGTACGAGCACAGCGTCGACGACAAAGGCAGGGTGACCCTCCCCGCCAAGCTGCGCGAGGGGCTTGGCGACGTGGTCTTCCTCACGCGAGGCCTGGATGGATGCCTGTTCGTCTACTCCGAGCCTCGGTGGACGGCCATCACTGAGAACGTGGGCCGTCTGTCCCTCACCAGGCGTACGGCTCGCGTCTTCGCCCGGATGGTGTTCGCGGGCACTCGCTGCGAAGTGGACCGCGCCGGGAGAATCCTCATTCCGGTGGGGCTGAGGTCGTTCGCCCGTATCGCGTCGCAGGTGGTTATCGTAGGAGTCGAGGACCGAGTGGAGCTGTGGGCTCCCGACCGCTGGGAGAAGGCGATGAGTGTCCTCTACGAGGCGGACGACCAGTTGGTCTCCGAGGAGTGGGAGGCCCTGGACATATAG
- a CDS encoding GIY-YIG nuclease family protein gives MTPGSARAGRYVLLLDLRLSVLLSTRSGRTFDLRSGTYAYVGSAAGPGGVAARLGRYLRPLRRPHWHIDYLLAVADPFCALCFGITVTECRLATAFGRLDQASPVDGFGCTDCRCPTHLFRLKAFAGPSRLLADLVDQDAALRQAFAAQLQLTPSC, from the coding sequence ATGACTCCGGGGTCGGCCCGGGCGGGGAGGTACGTCCTACTTCTGGATCTGCGCCTCAGCGTCCTTCTAAGCACGCGATCGGGCCGGACGTTCGATCTTCGGAGCGGTACCTACGCCTACGTCGGCAGTGCCGCCGGGCCCGGCGGGGTGGCAGCGCGACTCGGCAGATACCTCAGGCCATTGCGCCGTCCCCACTGGCACATTGACTACCTGCTGGCCGTGGCCGATCCTTTCTGTGCCCTCTGCTTCGGCATCACGGTGACGGAATGCCGCCTAGCCACAGCCTTCGGCCGTCTCGATCAGGCCAGCCCTGTGGACGGGTTTGGCTGCACCGACTGCCGCTGCCCAACCCATCTGTTCCGCCTGAAGGCCTTTGCCGGCCCGTCACGCTTGCTCGCAGACTTGGTTGACCAAGACGCAGCGCTCCGGCAGGCGTTCGCGGCTCAGCTGCAGTTGACCCCAAGCTGCTAA
- the eno gene encoding phosphopyruvate hydratase, with protein sequence MTTIEEIIAREVLDSRGNPTVEVDVYLSGGAVGRAAVPSGASTGEHEAVELRDGDDRYGGKGVQTAVRSVNETIADQLVGWDALDQVGVDQLMIGLDGTPNKSRLGANGILAVSMAVAKAAAEALDLPLYRYLGGVNARILPVPMMNILNGGKHAVNSTDLQEFMVMPVGAPTFAEALRWGAEIYHSLKKVLSGRGYSTNVGDEGGFAPSLKSNEEAIEVILEAVQRAGYSPGNDVFLALDPAASEIYENGTYNLAKEGRRLSGEEMVGFYEEWVTKYPIISIEDGLAEDDWDSWQLLCRRLGDRVQLVGDDLLVTNVERVGRAIELQACNSLLCKVNQIGSLTEAIEAVTMAQRAGWTAVVSHRSGETEDVTIADLVVALNAGQIKTGAPARTDRVAKYNQLLRIEEQLGDTAEYAGIDAFYNIRRH encoded by the coding sequence ATGACGACCATAGAGGAGATCATCGCCCGAGAGGTTCTCGACTCGCGGGGCAACCCCACGGTGGAGGTGGACGTCTACTTGAGCGGGGGCGCGGTGGGGCGGGCGGCCGTTCCATCAGGGGCCTCGACCGGAGAGCACGAAGCGGTGGAACTGCGCGACGGCGATGACCGATACGGGGGCAAGGGGGTCCAGACGGCGGTGCGCAGCGTGAACGAGACCATCGCCGACCAACTGGTCGGCTGGGATGCCCTGGACCAGGTCGGGGTGGATCAGCTCATGATCGGGCTGGACGGGACGCCCAACAAGAGCCGCCTGGGAGCAAACGGCATCCTGGCCGTGTCCATGGCGGTGGCCAAGGCTGCTGCGGAGGCTCTAGACCTTCCTCTGTACCGCTACCTGGGCGGCGTGAACGCCCGCATCCTGCCGGTGCCCATGATGAACATCCTGAACGGCGGTAAGCATGCCGTGAACAGCACTGACCTGCAGGAGTTCATGGTGATGCCGGTGGGAGCCCCCACCTTTGCCGAGGCGCTGCGCTGGGGCGCCGAGATCTACCACTCACTCAAGAAGGTGCTGAGCGGCAGAGGGTATTCCACCAACGTAGGCGATGAGGGCGGGTTCGCCCCCTCGCTCAAGTCCAACGAAGAGGCCATCGAGGTGATCCTGGAGGCGGTCCAGCGGGCCGGATACTCCCCCGGAAACGACGTGTTCCTGGCCCTCGATCCTGCCGCCAGTGAGATCTACGAGAATGGGACCTACAACCTGGCCAAAGAGGGACGGCGCCTCAGCGGCGAGGAGATGGTGGGTTTCTACGAGGAGTGGGTGACCAAGTACCCCATCATCTCGATCGAGGATGGTTTGGCGGAGGACGACTGGGACTCCTGGCAGCTCCTATGCCGCCGCCTCGGCGACCGGGTCCAGTTGGTTGGTGACGATCTGCTGGTCACCAACGTGGAGCGAGTGGGCAGGGCCATCGAGCTGCAGGCGTGCAACTCCCTCCTCTGCAAGGTGAACCAGATCGGCTCCTTGACCGAAGCTATTGAGGCCGTCACCATGGCCCAGCGGGCGGGCTGGACGGCAGTAGTCTCTCATCGCAGCGGCGAGACCGAAGATGTGACCATCGCCGACCTGGTGGTGGCCCTGAATGCAGGGCAGATCAAAACGGGCGCCCCAGCGCGGACAGACCGGGTGGCCAAGTACAACCAGCTTCTCCGCATTGAGGAGCAACTGGGGGACACTGCCGAGTATGCTGGGATAGATGCCTTCTACAACATAAGACGGCACTAG
- a CDS encoding phosphotransacetylase family protein, with amino-acid sequence MTSLYIGSTEPFCGKSALALGIGLSAKERGWGIGYMKPVSLVLEGSRSASVDQDASFASQVFDLQESLTLIAPVTLSRADIDRILEDQAETDYQHLLVDAYHRFGPGKQLVLAEGGASLREGHTIGLPAPVVVELLNARAVIVVPHGEGLITDDALAARAALRDRLLGVLINRVPRYRMRFVEEVVRPFLEKQGIKVYGVLPEERVLQAVSVREIAERLDGEILCAEEAADELVENLMVGAMSVDSALSYFRRLPNKAVITGGDRPDVQLAALETSTKAVILTGNLHPSPIIVSRAAEVGVPMILVKTDTLSTVEAISSFFGRTRLHQPRKLDRFRELMAERVDVDGLFADLGLR; translated from the coding sequence ATGACGAGCCTGTACATCGGTTCCACTGAGCCCTTCTGCGGCAAGAGCGCGCTGGCCCTAGGGATCGGGCTGAGTGCCAAGGAGCGCGGCTGGGGAATTGGCTATATGAAGCCGGTGAGCCTGGTGTTGGAGGGGTCGAGGTCGGCGTCTGTAGATCAAGATGCCAGCTTCGCCAGCCAGGTCTTCGACCTGCAAGAGAGCCTCACACTCATTGCCCCGGTCACCCTATCTCGCGCCGACATCGACCGCATCCTGGAGGATCAGGCAGAGACGGACTACCAGCACCTTCTGGTGGACGCCTATCACCGCTTCGGCCCGGGCAAGCAGCTCGTGCTGGCAGAGGGCGGGGCCAGCCTGCGGGAAGGGCACACCATCGGGCTGCCAGCTCCGGTGGTTGTAGAGCTTCTGAACGCTCGGGCGGTGATAGTGGTGCCCCACGGGGAGGGTCTGATCACAGACGACGCGCTTGCGGCCCGGGCTGCCTTGCGGGACCGGCTGCTGGGTGTTCTCATCAACCGAGTGCCCCGCTATCGGATGCGCTTCGTGGAAGAGGTAGTCCGCCCCTTCCTGGAGAAACAGGGGATCAAGGTATATGGCGTGCTGCCTGAGGAGCGTGTGCTGCAGGCTGTGAGCGTGCGGGAGATCGCTGAGCGGCTCGATGGCGAAATCCTGTGTGCGGAGGAAGCCGCCGACGAGTTGGTAGAGAACCTAATGGTGGGAGCCATGAGCGTGGACAGCGCCCTCAGCTACTTCCGCCGCTTGCCCAACAAGGCGGTGATCACCGGCGGTGACCGGCCCGATGTGCAGCTGGCGGCCTTGGAGACTTCCACCAAGGCAGTGATCCTCACGGGCAACCTGCACCCGAGTCCCATCATTGTCAGCCGGGCCGCCGAGGTGGGGGTCCCCATGATTCTAGTGAAGACGGACACGCTCAGCACGGTCGAGGCCATCAGCAGCTTCTTCGGGCGCACGCGTCTGCATCAGCCGCGCAAGCTAGATCGGTTCCGGGAGCTCATGGCCGAGCGGGTGGACGTGGACGGGCTCTTCGCTGACCTGGGACTGAGATGA
- a CDS encoding acetate--CoA ligase, producing the protein MLQAFFEPRSIAVIGASRDEGKLGHAVLQALIESGFPGQVFPINPNADELLGLPAYPSVLDCPGEVDLAVILIPSRLVPAVMRQCGEKGVKGVIVITAGFREVGAEGMRLEQELVEVARSYGIRMVGPNCLGYLDTITPFNASFAPLMPDRGPVAFMSQSGAIASSILDLAKQRGLGLSRFVSLGNKADLNETDFLAAWGEDDQTSVIMAYLEDIKDGPAFMETARRVTKTKPVISIKSGSTTAGTRAVSSHTGALAGSEAAYNAAFRQVGVIRAHTIEDLFDYSEALARQPLIRDDGVCVITNAGGPGVMAADAVEHAGLRLAGLTPETMARLREHLPAAASVLNPVDVLGDAQADRYAMALQAVLEDPNVNAVVVILTPQAVTEVEETARAVAEIAQTAETPIFACWIGGELTAGAVSLLTAQGVPAYPEPERAVRSIRAMLEQRRWLERAPFCPPTFDIERARIQSVFDVARRDGRLQIGDAEAREVMEAIGLRVPRSELARDADEAVRIAEGIGYPVVMKIASPDILHKSDIGGVKVGIQSITDVRDAFDLIMYRARRHAPDAEIWGCQVQQMIRGGREVILGMNKDPQFGPLMMFGLGGIYVEALRDVAFRVAPMDELEAREMIGEIRAIRLLQGVRGEPPADVDSVVDALLRLSYLVTEYPEIVELDINPLVVYEAGRGAVGLDMRLVLAG; encoded by the coding sequence ATGCTGCAAGCGTTTTTCGAGCCCCGTTCCATCGCGGTCATAGGCGCTTCCCGTGACGAGGGCAAGCTGGGCCACGCGGTGCTGCAGGCGCTGATAGAGTCGGGCTTCCCCGGGCAGGTATTCCCCATTAACCCCAATGCGGACGAGCTTCTGGGCCTGCCGGCCTATCCCTCCGTTCTGGACTGTCCGGGGGAAGTGGACCTGGCTGTGATCCTGATACCCAGCCGCCTCGTGCCCGCGGTCATGCGTCAATGCGGGGAGAAGGGGGTGAAGGGCGTCATAGTGATCACCGCAGGGTTCCGCGAGGTGGGCGCGGAGGGCATGCGGCTGGAGCAGGAACTAGTCGAGGTGGCGCGGTCGTACGGCATACGGATGGTGGGGCCCAATTGCCTCGGGTACCTGGACACCATCACTCCATTCAACGCCTCCTTCGCCCCCCTAATGCCGGACCGCGGCCCGGTTGCCTTCATGTCGCAGTCCGGAGCCATCGCCTCTTCCATTCTGGATCTGGCCAAGCAGCGAGGGCTCGGGTTGTCCCGCTTTGTCAGCCTGGGCAACAAGGCAGACCTCAACGAGACCGACTTCCTCGCCGCCTGGGGCGAGGACGATCAGACCAGCGTCATAATGGCCTACTTGGAGGACATCAAGGACGGTCCGGCGTTCATGGAGACCGCTCGTCGCGTTACCAAGACCAAGCCGGTGATCTCAATCAAGTCTGGGAGCACTACGGCAGGCACGCGGGCGGTTTCCTCCCACACGGGTGCCCTTGCCGGGTCGGAGGCGGCCTACAACGCCGCCTTCCGGCAGGTAGGCGTGATTCGAGCCCATACCATCGAGGACTTGTTCGACTACTCGGAGGCTCTGGCCCGGCAGCCGCTGATCCGCGATGATGGTGTGTGCGTCATCACCAACGCGGGTGGCCCCGGGGTGATGGCGGCGGACGCCGTCGAGCATGCCGGGCTGAGGTTGGCCGGCTTGACACCGGAGACGATGGCCCGGCTGCGGGAGCACCTGCCCGCGGCAGCTAGCGTTCTCAACCCGGTTGACGTCTTGGGCGACGCGCAAGCCGACCGGTACGCCATGGCGCTGCAGGCAGTGCTCGAGGACCCGAACGTGAACGCTGTGGTGGTGATTCTCACTCCGCAGGCAGTCACCGAGGTGGAGGAGACGGCCCGAGCCGTGGCTGAGATCGCCCAGACGGCGGAAACGCCGATATTCGCTTGCTGGATCGGCGGTGAGTTGACGGCCGGTGCGGTGAGCCTGCTGACGGCGCAGGGTGTTCCCGCCTACCCGGAGCCGGAGCGGGCAGTGCGCTCCATCCGGGCCATGCTGGAGCAGCGACGGTGGCTAGAGAGGGCTCCCTTCTGCCCGCCCACGTTTGACATCGAGAGGGCCAGGATACAAAGCGTCTTCGACGTAGCCAGAAGGGACGGTCGCCTGCAGATCGGTGACGCCGAGGCTCGGGAGGTCATGGAAGCCATCGGCCTGCGGGTGCCCCGCTCGGAGTTGGCGCGCGACGCCGATGAGGCAGTGCGGATCGCGGAGGGCATCGGCTACCCCGTCGTGATGAAGATCGCCTCCCCCGACATCCTGCACAAGTCCGACATCGGCGGCGTGAAGGTAGGCATCCAGAGCATCACCGATGTCCGCGATGCCTTTGACCTGATCATGTACCGGGCTCGGCGCCACGCACCGGACGCCGAGATATGGGGTTGTCAGGTACAGCAGATGATCCGGGGTGGCCGCGAGGTCATCCTAGGCATGAACAAGGACCCCCAGTTTGGGCCCCTGATGATGTTCGGGCTGGGAGGCATCTACGTGGAAGCTCTGCGCGATGTGGCTTTCCGGGTAGCCCCCATGGACGAGCTAGAGGCGCGGGAGATGATCGGCGAGATCCGCGCCATCAGGCTCTTGCAGGGGGTTCGCGGAGAGCCGCCCGCTGACGTAGACTCGGTAGTAGATGCGCTGCTACGGCTCTCCTACCTGGTGACCGAGTACCCGGAGATCGTCGAGCTGGACATCAACCCTCTGGTCGTGTATGAGGCGGGTAGGGGTGCCGTTGGGCTGGACATGCGTCTGGTCCTGGCAGGCTGA
- the mutS gene encoding DNA mismatch repair protein MutS has product MTTPMRRQYLDLKRQHPDAILFFRLGDFYETFDADAEVVARVCGITLTSRPVGKDTRVPLAGVPYHSAEGYIARLLQAGYRVAVAEQSPDDDEGSLMQRQVVRVVTPGTITEEGMLSPQSNNYLAALVREGGHLGLAYADISTGEFCVEELPSGDEPALRDALARVQPAECVLLQDDSPSWAVIQSMSIPATRRESWCISHEHAVELIFSHFGATTLVPFALEDRPAATRAVGLCLLYLAETQPAASRTLAALRMVTRTEHLQLDATAQRTLELTETARSGVAGGSLLKVLDQTATPMGARLLRRRLLQPLARAEEIERRLDGVDCFFGQDTARSRVREILRQVPDLERLGARLSQGSVTPRSALSIAAACRRVTSLIRVLATADLSLKGEADEAARALDDCADVAEAIEAAVAPDAPATLNSPGIIRPGYSAELDRIVERATGARRLLAELEERERQRTGLKALRVGHNNVFGYYLEVPRAQAARVPPDYVRKQTLVSAERYFTEELKTLEADVYGAQERRLALERELWDDLARRLAAHAARLLATSRALAVLDVLTTLAEVARVYGYCRPEVNNSDRIEIREGRHPVVERSLTFHRRSFVPNDTELSNSEEAILILTGPNMAGKSTYLRQVALIVLMAQAGSFVPAAEARIGLVDRIFTRIGAQDELAAGQSTFMVEMIEVASILRQATPRSLVILDEVGRGTSTYDGMAIARAVVEHLHNSPGLGCRTLFATHYHELTDLEQYLPRVRNYNVAVAEESDRVVFLHRIVRGGADRSYGIHVARLAGVPMPVLERAAEVLGVLEAQTQQPTAPPLLTPSARQLGLFSSAADSLVRELAQLPVEAMTPIEALNHLDILRKQARATTSQAGQKRR; this is encoded by the coding sequence ATGACCACCCCCATGCGGCGGCAGTACCTCGACCTCAAGCGCCAGCACCCCGACGCCATCCTGTTCTTCCGCCTGGGAGACTTCTACGAGACGTTCGATGCCGACGCCGAGGTAGTCGCCCGAGTGTGCGGCATCACCCTCACTTCCCGGCCGGTGGGGAAGGACACTCGCGTCCCGCTGGCCGGCGTTCCTTACCACTCGGCCGAAGGCTACATCGCCAGGCTCTTGCAGGCCGGCTACAGGGTCGCTGTCGCCGAGCAGTCACCGGACGACGATGAAGGCTCCTTGATGCAGCGACAGGTGGTGCGAGTGGTCACCCCCGGAACCATTACCGAGGAAGGGATGCTCTCCCCCCAGAGCAACAACTACTTGGCCGCCCTGGTCCGGGAGGGCGGGCACCTCGGGCTGGCCTACGCCGACATCAGTACGGGCGAGTTCTGCGTCGAGGAGTTGCCTTCGGGCGACGAGCCGGCCCTGCGCGACGCCCTGGCTAGAGTGCAGCCCGCCGAGTGCGTACTCCTCCAGGATGACTCACCCTCCTGGGCAGTGATTCAGTCCATGTCCATTCCGGCCACGCGCCGCGAATCTTGGTGCATCAGCCACGAGCACGCCGTGGAGCTCATCTTCAGTCACTTCGGGGCAACCACGCTGGTCCCATTCGCCCTGGAAGACCGCCCCGCGGCCACTCGGGCTGTGGGTTTGTGCCTCCTCTACCTAGCCGAGACTCAACCGGCGGCGAGCCGCACCCTGGCTGCCCTCCGGATGGTCACCCGGACGGAGCACCTGCAGCTGGATGCGACCGCCCAGCGTACTCTGGAACTCACCGAGACGGCTCGGTCGGGCGTGGCAGGGGGTTCGCTTCTGAAGGTACTGGACCAGACCGCGACCCCCATGGGGGCACGGCTTCTGCGCCGTCGCCTACTCCAGCCTCTGGCTCGCGCTGAAGAGATCGAACGTCGGCTTGACGGAGTTGACTGCTTCTTCGGGCAGGACACGGCCCGTTCCCGGGTTCGGGAGATTCTCCGGCAAGTGCCCGACCTGGAGAGGTTGGGAGCGCGGCTTTCTCAGGGGAGCGTGACCCCGCGCTCAGCCCTAAGCATCGCTGCCGCCTGCCGGCGGGTAACCTCGTTGATACGGGTCCTCGCCACGGCAGACCTCTCGCTGAAGGGCGAGGCCGACGAGGCGGCCCGAGCGCTAGACGACTGCGCCGACGTAGCCGAGGCGATCGAGGCGGCCGTCGCCCCGGACGCCCCTGCGACGCTCAACAGCCCAGGCATCATCAGGCCGGGTTACAGTGCCGAGCTGGACCGGATAGTGGAGCGAGCCACTGGCGCACGACGCCTCCTGGCCGAGCTGGAGGAACGGGAGCGCCAGCGAACCGGGCTGAAGGCTCTTCGTGTGGGCCACAACAACGTCTTCGGCTACTACCTCGAAGTGCCCCGAGCTCAGGCCGCGCGCGTCCCTCCAGATTACGTCCGCAAGCAGACCCTGGTGAGTGCGGAGCGGTACTTCACCGAGGAACTGAAGACGCTGGAGGCAGACGTCTACGGTGCTCAGGAGCGCCGTCTGGCCTTGGAACGCGAGCTCTGGGACGACCTAGCCCGGCGGTTGGCGGCGCACGCCGCTCGGCTGCTGGCCACCTCCAGGGCACTGGCCGTGCTCGACGTGCTCACCACTCTGGCCGAGGTGGCTCGCGTCTACGGCTACTGCCGGCCAGAAGTGAACAACTCGGATCGGATCGAGATCCGGGAGGGCAGACATCCGGTAGTGGAGCGGTCACTCACCTTCCACCGCCGTAGTTTCGTCCCCAATGACACCGAACTCAGCAACAGCGAGGAAGCCATCCTGATCCTTACCGGCCCCAACATGGCCGGCAAGTCCACCTATCTTCGTCAAGTGGCCCTGATCGTCCTTATGGCCCAGGCAGGAAGCTTCGTTCCGGCCGCTGAGGCACGCATCGGGCTGGTGGACCGTATCTTCACCCGCATTGGCGCTCAGGACGAGCTGGCGGCCGGACAGAGCACCTTCATGGTGGAGATGATAGAGGTGGCCAGCATCCTGCGACAGGCCACCCCCCGCAGCCTAGTGATTCTGGATGAGGTAGGCCGGGGCACCAGCACCTACGACGGGATGGCCATCGCCCGAGCGGTGGTCGAGCATCTGCACAACTCGCCCGGGCTGGGATGCAGGACCCTGTTCGCCACCCACTACCACGAGCTCACCGATCTGGAACAGTACCTCCCCCGGGTTCGCAACTACAACGTAGCCGTGGCGGAAGAGAGTGACCGGGTGGTGTTCCTGCACCGAATCGTGCGCGGCGGCGCCGACCGGTCGTACGGCATCCACGTGGCTCGCCTGGCGGGAGTCCCCATGCCCGTGCTCGAGCGCGCCGCCGAGGTGCTGGGCGTTCTCGAGGCTCAGACGCAGCAACCGACTGCGCCGCCGCTCCTCACCCCCAGCGCCCGCCAGCTAGGGCTGTTCTCATCGGCGGCAGACTCCCTAGTGAGGGAGCTGGCCCAGTTGCCCGTAGAGGCCATGACCCCCATCGAGGCCCTGAATCACCTCGACATACTGCGCAAGCAGGCCCGCGCCACCACCTCCCAGGCCGGACAGAAGCGACGCTAG
- the sppA gene encoding signal peptide peptidase SppA → MKRRLGLMLAALVVPLLLACGVVSTTPRLAGLVGGGKVGIVRVEGSIVSGAGGGWAAGAQAADRRVIADLEKADADGQIAAVVLYVNSPGGGVVASDEIYRAVTRMKKPVVAYAGEMAASGGYYVACGADLIVAHPASITGSIGVISRVVLLQDLMDKLGVEFQTVKSGDVKDMGDPSRPLTEEERALLQAIVDETYQSFVDVVVESRGIPREEVLAVADGRLLSGAQALRLGLVDQLGGMHEAVQAAAELAGIRGEPQVVEIGRPPTVLELFLSAVWQGNPLQALDLGQGAGLEYRYEP, encoded by the coding sequence GTGAAGCGGAGACTGGGACTGATGTTGGCGGCACTTGTGGTGCCGCTGCTCCTGGCGTGCGGTGTGGTGAGCACGACCCCGCGCCTGGCTGGCTTGGTGGGCGGCGGCAAGGTGGGGATCGTTCGCGTAGAGGGCAGCATCGTATCCGGCGCGGGCGGGGGTTGGGCCGCGGGGGCTCAGGCCGCCGATCGTCGGGTGATCGCCGACCTGGAGAAGGCTGACGCCGACGGCCAGATAGCGGCCGTCGTGCTCTACGTCAACAGCCCGGGCGGCGGGGTGGTGGCTTCAGACGAGATATACCGAGCCGTGACCCGAATGAAGAAGCCGGTCGTGGCCTATGCGGGCGAGATGGCGGCCTCGGGCGGTTACTACGTAGCCTGTGGAGCCGACTTGATCGTGGCCCATCCTGCCTCCATCACGGGGAGCATAGGGGTGATCAGTCGGGTGGTGCTGCTGCAGGACTTGATGGACAAGCTGGGAGTGGAGTTTCAGACCGTCAAGAGCGGGGACGTCAAGGATATGGGCGATCCTTCGCGGCCGCTCACGGAAGAGGAGCGAGCCCTGCTGCAGGCCATCGTGGATGAGACGTACCAGTCCTTTGTGGACGTGGTGGTAGAGAGCAGAGGCATCCCGCGGGAGGAGGTCTTGGCGGTTGCGGACGGCCGCCTGCTGAGTGGGGCACAGGCGCTTCGCCTGGGCCTCGTGGACCAGCTTGGCGGGATGCATGAAGCGGTGCAGGCGGCTGCCGAGCTGGCGGGCATCCGCGGCGAGCCCCAAGTAGTGGAGATAGGGCGACCACCGACGGTGCTGGAGCTGTTCCTGTCGGCCGTCTGGCAAGGCAACCCACTACAGGCGCTCGACCTCGGCCAGGGCGCCGGCCTGGAATACCGATACGAGCCCTAG
- a CDS encoding DMT family transporter, protein MSGEAAAIGCAFFWALSSAMLRGLTTEMPSLALNALRSLVGTLVYAVVVLATGRIANFGDFGADNLFFLGINLGIGILLGDTAYYSSMRLIGLSRALTIASTYPLLTAILAGLFLRERFGTATWVGFVLCVTGVVLVARSGLAPTGSGGHQLPARGLTLAIAAAVLWAVGTVALRRAAGGMDPFLVNFLRLGGVTLAAGTWAHARGELRGVRRLPLNRAALLVAGAVIGSVFGAILYITAVQTAGASKAAVLASIAPLFSVPMSMLAGERVNRKLIAGMVTAVAGIAIVLR, encoded by the coding sequence GTGAGCGGCGAAGCGGCAGCCATAGGCTGCGCCTTCTTCTGGGCACTATCCAGCGCCATGCTCCGAGGGCTGACGACCGAGATGCCCAGTCTGGCCCTCAATGCCCTGCGGTCCCTGGTGGGCACTCTGGTCTACGCTGTCGTCGTCCTGGCGACGGGCAGGATAGCCAACTTCGGCGATTTCGGGGCGGACAACCTCTTCTTCCTCGGTATCAACCTGGGCATCGGCATTCTGCTGGGAGACACTGCCTACTACTCCAGCATGCGGCTGATCGGGCTCTCACGAGCCCTCACCATCGCTTCCACCTACCCGCTGCTTACGGCCATACTGGCGGGGCTGTTCCTGCGTGAGAGGTTTGGGACGGCAACCTGGGTGGGGTTCGTGCTGTGCGTGACCGGAGTGGTTCTGGTAGCGCGCTCCGGGCTCGCCCCCACTGGCTCAGGTGGCCACCAGCTCCCGGCTCGCGGCCTGACTCTGGCAATCGCCGCCGCTGTCCTCTGGGCTGTGGGCACGGTGGCTCTGCGGCGGGCGGCTGGCGGCATGGATCCCTTCCTGGTGAACTTCCTGCGGCTGGGCGGGGTCACCCTCGCGGCCGGCACATGGGCTCACGCTCGCGGCGAGCTGAGAGGAGTGCGACGTCTCCCCCTGAACCGGGCGGCGCTGCTGGTAGCCGGGGCGGTGATTGGATCCGTCTTCGGAGCCATACTTTACATAACGGCAGTACAGACCGCTGGAGCTTCCAAGGCAGCTGTCCTGGCCTCGATCGCGCCGCTGTTCAGTGTCCCGATGTCTATGCTGGCAGGAGAGCGAGTGAATCGGAAGCTGATTGCGGGAATGGTGACCGCGGTGGCGGGAATCGCGATAGTGCTGCGCTGA